The Spirosoma foliorum genome has a window encoding:
- a CDS encoding helix-turn-helix domain-containing protein has product MRVDDADLLDEVLAETPSYSPDLKALGLRMIHQQQGNLDVVATQTGLPKSTLYKWLAEWNLSQRTAKKKP; this is encoded by the coding sequence GGATGATGCTGATCTGTTAGATGAGGTTTTAGCCGAAACACCCAGTTACAGTCCTGACTTGAAAGCATTAGGGCTACGAATGATTCATCAGCAACAGGGCAATCTTGACGTAGTTGCGACTCAAACCGGGCTGCCCAAATCGACGCTTTATAAATGGCTGGCTGAGTGGAATCTGTCCCAACGAACCGCTAAAAAAAAGCCTTAG